The following coding sequences are from one Arachis hypogaea cultivar Tifrunner chromosome 7, arahy.Tifrunner.gnm2.J5K5, whole genome shotgun sequence window:
- the LOC112701446 gene encoding uncharacterized mitochondrial protein AtMg00310-like, producing the protein MGWKRSILSSGGRHTLLRIVGEAIPIYTLSCFKLPDTLLTEIHSMLSQFWWGQKGAERRMVWIKWDTMTRPKKDGGLWIKDLRAQNLALLGKQYWRLMKYPNSTLSRILKAKYFRYTDFLHAEIGSVPSWGWRSVLEGRKVIEKGLLWKIGSGTNIRIFHDPWLPPPVPFNVPQNALTIPPDLQVYYVNGVTKS; encoded by the coding sequence ATGGGTTGGAAAAGAAGTATATTGTCATCAGGTGGTAGGCACACGCTATTGAGAATAGTGGGGGAGgcgattcctatttatacactctcttgttTCAAGCTCCCGGACACGCTGTTGACTGAGATTCATAGCATGCTCTCGCAATTTTGGTGGGGTCAAAAAGGCGCAGAACGAAGAATGGTTTGGATTAAATGGGACACAATGACAAGACCGAAGAAAGATGGCGGGCTGTGGATCAAGGACCTAAGGGCGCAAAATTTGGCTTTATTGGGAAAACAATATTGGCGTCTAATGAAATACCCTAATTCTACTCTATCAAGAATTCTCAAAGCTAAATATTTCAGATATACAGATTTCCTACATGCAGAGATAGGAAGCGTACCGTCGTGGGGCTGGAGAAGTGTTCTTGAAGGGCGCAAGGTGATCGAGAAAGGCTTGTTATGGAAAATAGGCTCTGGCACTAATATTCGCATCTTCCATGACCCCTGGCTCCCACCACCAGTGCCCTTTAATGTCCCTCAAAATGCACTCACAATCCCGCCAGATCTGCAAGTGTATTACGTTAATGGCGTTACTAAATCCTGA